One region of Microbacterium rhizosphaerae genomic DNA includes:
- a CDS encoding ABC transporter ATP-binding protein, with product MLGKLLVRYLKPGWALIIGVVVFQLAQSIASLWLPTLQADIINTGVLKGDIPYIWRTGGMMLMVSFGQIICAIIAVYFGSRLAMGMGRDLRGDLFHRVVGFSQREVGQFGAPSLITRNTNDVQQVQMLVQMSATVMVAAPMLAIGGVIFAIREDAGLSWLMLVSVPVLLIIVTLIVTRMVPAFRSMQVKIDRVNQVMREQLTGIRVVRAFVREDHERNRFETASAAVRDTGWRAGNYMALMFPAVMLVLNVSSVAVIWFGAFQVQDGTTQIGTIMAFLSYMMQILMGVMMATFMFVMIPRAAVCANRIGEVLETDASVSAPEVPADAPVPAGRVVFDHVDFAYPGAEEAVLHDITFAVEPGTTTAIIGSTGAGKTTLVGLIPRLFDVTSGSVTIDGVDVREYDPDELWERIGLVPQRAFLFSGTVASNLRYGDGEATDDDLWRALELAQAGDFVSAMPEGLGGSIAQGGTNVSGGQRQRLAIARALVKRPEVYIFDDSFSALDLATDAALRRALDTHLPDATRIVVAQRVSTIQHADQIIVLDHGRIVGLGTHDDLVETNVTYREIVESQLSVEAAA from the coding sequence ATGCTGGGGAAGCTGCTCGTTCGCTATCTGAAGCCCGGGTGGGCGCTCATCATCGGCGTGGTCGTGTTCCAGCTCGCGCAGTCGATCGCGTCGCTGTGGCTGCCCACCCTGCAGGCGGACATCATCAACACGGGCGTGCTCAAGGGCGACATCCCGTACATCTGGCGCACCGGCGGCATGATGCTCATGGTCTCCTTCGGACAGATCATCTGCGCCATCATCGCCGTGTACTTCGGCTCGCGCCTCGCGATGGGGATGGGTCGCGACCTCCGCGGCGACCTGTTCCACCGCGTGGTCGGGTTCTCGCAGCGCGAGGTCGGCCAGTTCGGCGCGCCGTCGCTCATCACCCGCAACACGAACGACGTCCAGCAGGTGCAGATGCTCGTGCAGATGTCGGCGACCGTCATGGTGGCCGCGCCGATGCTCGCGATCGGCGGCGTGATCTTCGCGATCAGAGAGGATGCCGGGCTCTCCTGGCTGATGCTCGTGTCGGTGCCGGTGCTCCTGATCATCGTGACCCTCATCGTGACGCGGATGGTGCCGGCGTTCCGCTCGATGCAGGTCAAGATCGACCGCGTCAACCAGGTCATGCGCGAGCAGCTGACCGGCATCCGCGTGGTGCGGGCCTTCGTCCGCGAGGATCACGAGCGCAACCGCTTCGAGACGGCGAGCGCCGCGGTGCGCGACACCGGGTGGCGCGCCGGCAACTACATGGCGCTGATGTTCCCGGCCGTCATGCTCGTGCTGAACGTCTCGAGCGTCGCGGTGATCTGGTTCGGGGCGTTCCAGGTGCAGGACGGCACGACGCAGATCGGCACGATCATGGCCTTCCTCAGCTACATGATGCAGATCCTCATGGGCGTCATGATGGCGACCTTCATGTTCGTCATGATCCCGCGCGCGGCGGTCTGCGCGAACCGCATCGGCGAGGTCCTCGAGACGGATGCGTCGGTCTCGGCGCCCGAGGTCCCCGCGGACGCGCCGGTGCCCGCCGGGCGGGTCGTGTTCGACCACGTCGATTTCGCCTACCCGGGTGCCGAGGAGGCCGTCCTGCACGACATCACCTTCGCGGTCGAGCCCGGTACGACGACCGCGATCATCGGGTCGACGGGAGCCGGCAAGACCACGCTCGTCGGCCTGATCCCGCGGCTGTTCGACGTCACGTCCGGGAGTGTCACGATCGACGGGGTGGACGTGCGCGAGTACGACCCCGACGAACTGTGGGAGCGCATCGGGCTCGTCCCGCAGCGGGCGTTCCTCTTCTCCGGGACCGTCGCATCCAATCTCCGCTACGGCGACGGCGAGGCGACCGACGACGACCTGTGGCGCGCGCTCGAACTCGCGCAGGCCGGCGACTTCGTCAGCGCGATGCCGGAGGGGCTCGGGGGCTCCATCGCCCAGGGCGGCACGAACGTCTCCGGCGGGCAGCGGCAGAGGCTCGCGATCGCGCGGGCGCTCGTGAAGCGTCCGGAGGTCTACATCTTCGACGACTCGTTCTCGGCTCTCGATCTCGCGACGGATGCCGCCCTGCGCCGCGCGCTCGACACGCATCTGCCCGATGCGACGCGCATCGTGGTGGCCCAGCGGGTGTCCACCATCCAGCATGCCGATCAGATCATCGTGCTCGACCACGGGCGCATCGTCGGCCTCGGCACGCACGACGATCTGGTCGAGACGAACGTCACGTATCGCGAGATCGTCG
- a CDS encoding aldo/keto reductase, whose protein sequence is MDTPQRRVGASGLLVSAAGLGCNNFGRAGTRTETLEGTREVLDAAIAAGVTFLDTADMYGKEFGLSETLMGEALRGRRDEVVIATKFGHSAVGPATLGGAKASRTYIRRAVEASLRRLQTDWIDLYQLHTPDAATPIDETLDALTDLVREGKVRYLGHSNFAGWQIAEAHFTAQLGHDIPFVSAQNEYSLLRRSAEKEVLPAVERFGLGFFPFFPLYNGLLTGKFSREGGPDSSRIMRQRPHLWRDAPWDALEAYQAFCDERGISMLEATYGWMLARPAIASVIAGATSAEQVRANAAASSAWTPNADDLAAIDGFFPAPAEV, encoded by the coding sequence ATGGATACACCGCAGCGCAGGGTCGGGGCATCCGGCCTCCTCGTCTCGGCCGCCGGACTCGGCTGCAACAACTTCGGCCGCGCGGGCACGCGCACCGAGACGCTGGAGGGCACGCGGGAGGTGCTCGACGCCGCGATCGCGGCGGGGGTGACGTTCCTGGACACGGCAGACATGTACGGCAAGGAGTTCGGGCTGTCCGAGACGCTCATGGGCGAGGCGCTGCGCGGTCGTCGCGACGAGGTCGTCATCGCCACGAAGTTCGGGCACTCGGCGGTCGGACCGGCGACCCTCGGCGGTGCGAAGGCGTCGCGCACGTATATCCGCCGCGCTGTCGAGGCATCGCTGCGGCGGCTGCAGACGGACTGGATCGACCTCTACCAGCTGCACACGCCGGATGCCGCCACCCCGATCGACGAGACGCTGGATGCTCTGACCGACCTCGTCCGGGAGGGGAAGGTCCGCTACCTCGGCCACTCGAACTTCGCGGGGTGGCAGATCGCGGAGGCCCACTTCACCGCGCAGCTGGGCCACGACATCCCGTTCGTGTCGGCCCAGAACGAGTACAGCCTGCTGCGCCGCTCGGCGGAGAAAGAGGTCCTGCCCGCCGTCGAGCGCTTCGGGCTCGGGTTCTTCCCGTTCTTCCCGCTGTACAACGGCCTGCTCACCGGCAAGTTCAGCCGCGAGGGCGGCCCCGACTCGAGCCGCATCATGCGCCAGCGCCCCCACTTGTGGCGCGACGCACCGTGGGACGCGCTCGAGGCGTACCAGGCGTTCTGCGACGAGCGCGGCATCTCGATGCTCGAGGCCACGTACGGGTGGATGCTCGCGCGCCCCGCGATCGCGAGCGTCATCGCCGGCGCGACGAGCGCCGAGCAGGTGCGCGCGAATGCCGCGGCATCCTCGGCCTGGACCCCGAACGCCGACGACCTCGCCGCCATCGACGGCTTCTTCCCCGCGCCGGCCGAGGTGTAG
- a CDS encoding DUF4870 domain-containing protein, which yields MSDPNAAVPGDPNTPPPAQPQSPYTPPPAGAQQPPQYQQPPQYQQPPQYAPGAAAPLSPDADRQAAMWANIGGIVGFLPSLLIWLILKDRGPRTNVEAKEALNWQITFTIVYIALVIVVNIVNGVLWAAGLGPVTILIGLLPFALWVLNVIWSIMGGVRVNAGGSYRYPINFRFIK from the coding sequence ATGAGCGACCCGAACGCGGCCGTGCCCGGAGACCCGAACACCCCGCCCCCTGCCCAGCCCCAGTCGCCGTATACACCGCCGCCTGCCGGAGCCCAGCAGCCCCCTCAGTACCAGCAGCCGCCGCAGTACCAGCAGCCGCCGCAGTATGCGCCCGGCGCAGCCGCCCCCCTCTCGCCCGACGCCGACCGTCAGGCGGCGATGTGGGCCAACATCGGTGGGATCGTCGGCTTCCTGCCGTCCCTGCTGATCTGGCTCATCCTGAAGGATCGCGGTCCGCGCACCAACGTCGAGGCGAAGGAGGCGCTGAACTGGCAGATCACCTTCACGATCGTCTACATCGCGCTCGTCATCGTCGTCAACATCGTCAACGGCGTGCTGTGGGCGGCCGGCCTCGGGCCGGTGACCATCCTCATCGGCCTCCTCCCGTTCGCCCTGTGGGTGCTGAACGTGATCTGGTCGATCATGGGCGGCGTGCGCGTGAACGCCGGTGGCTCCTACCGCTACCCGATCAACTTCCGCTTCATCAAGTAG
- a CDS encoding DUF4282 domain-containing protein → MSDDTTPPIPEQSADEAARRTPPPPAAGPSATATPVADVDDTGAGTVGDDVTAIGRGFFSALFDVSFRTFITRRLAGVFYIVGLIGIAIGFLVYFISGIVRGISLLVAPSVIAGHVGAGIALLLATIILVPLVSFFAVIVLRFLIEAVVALIAIAENTERTAQNTRG, encoded by the coding sequence ATGTCGGACGACACCACTCCCCCGATTCCCGAGCAATCCGCGGACGAGGCCGCCCGCCGCACGCCCCCTCCGCCGGCGGCTGGTCCATCGGCGACCGCGACACCGGTCGCAGACGTCGACGACACCGGCGCTGGTACGGTCGGCGACGACGTCACGGCGATCGGCCGCGGATTCTTCAGCGCTCTGTTCGACGTCTCGTTCCGCACGTTCATCACGCGCCGGCTCGCCGGCGTGTTCTACATCGTCGGCCTCATCGGCATCGCCATCGGGTTCCTCGTCTACTTCATCTCGGGGATCGTCCGGGGCATCAGCCTGCTCGTCGCCCCCTCGGTCATCGCCGGGCACGTCGGCGCCGGCATCGCTCTGCTCCTGGCCACGATCATCCTCGTGCCGCTCGTGAGCTTCTTCGCGGTGATCGTGCTGAGGTTCCTGATCGAGGCGGTCGTCGCCCTCATCGCGATCGCCGAGAACACCGAGCGCACGGCTCAGAACACCCGGGGCTGA
- a CDS encoding TetR/AcrR family transcriptional regulator: protein MIDVSTESESGADAAARTRAQPMAPDDRRRMIAEQAVPLFLEHGAALTTRQLADELGIAEGTIFRAFGDKDSLVRAAVQTFMEQSQARMADGLVDPALPLEEKVALLVHGTRIWMQNMFRMVALVPREDIPQIMHRPRDDEYQTAIAAAFETDADRLTIPVDRLAAIMSIAGVAANARRFGDAQGLTDEELVHFILYGIAGEPRGGTDGGKD, encoded by the coding sequence GTGATCGACGTATCCACCGAGAGCGAATCCGGGGCGGACGCGGCCGCACGCACCCGCGCGCAGCCGATGGCGCCCGACGACCGCAGACGGATGATCGCCGAGCAGGCGGTGCCGCTGTTCCTCGAGCACGGCGCGGCGCTGACGACCCGCCAGCTCGCGGACGAGCTCGGCATCGCCGAGGGCACGATCTTCCGCGCGTTCGGCGACAAGGACTCGCTCGTCCGGGCCGCCGTCCAGACCTTCATGGAGCAGTCGCAGGCCCGCATGGCGGACGGGCTGGTCGACCCCGCCCTGCCGCTCGAGGAGAAGGTGGCGCTGCTCGTCCACGGCACGCGGATCTGGATGCAGAACATGTTCCGGATGGTGGCCCTCGTCCCGCGCGAGGACATCCCCCAGATCATGCACCGACCGCGCGACGACGAATACCAGACGGCCATCGCGGCGGCCTTCGAAACCGACGCCGACCGGCTGACCATCCCGGTCGACCGGCTGGCGGCGATCATGAGCATCGCGGGCGTCGCAGCCAACGCTCGCCGGTTCGGCGACGCGCAAGGACTCACGGACGAGGAGCTCGTCCACTTCATTCTCTACGGAATCGCGGGCGAGCCCCGCGGCGGCACCGACGGCGGGAAGGACTGA